The following proteins are encoded in a genomic region of Lachnospiraceae bacterium KM106-2:
- a CDS encoding unspecified monosaccharide ABC transport system, permease component 2, with translation MDIFYFVVQQTMYFAIPLLIVALGGMFCERSGVVNIALEGIMVMGAFVSISFINMMGDSMSGQTLLIMALVVAGVSGGIFSLLHAFASVNLKADQTISGTALNMFAPAIAIFVARSVQGVQQIPFIDTFHIAKVPVLGDIPVIGPMFFQNSYITTYIGFLIFIISGIVISKTRFGLRLRACGEHPQAADSVGINVKKIRYAGVIISGVLAGIGGLVFVVPTSINFNASVAGYGFLALAVLIFGQWRTGTIFGAAFFFGIMKTLASTYTSIPVLKDLPIPNEVYKMIPYIATLIVLAALSKNSQAPKAAGEPYDKGSR, from the coding sequence ATGGATATTTTTTATTTTGTCGTTCAACAAACCATGTATTTTGCAATTCCTCTATTGATCGTAGCACTTGGAGGAATGTTCTGTGAACGTAGTGGTGTTGTCAACATCGCTCTTGAAGGTATTATGGTTATGGGTGCATTCGTCAGTATCTCTTTTATCAATATGATGGGAGATAGCATGAGTGGACAGACGTTATTGATCATGGCATTAGTAGTTGCTGGTGTTAGTGGTGGTATCTTCTCACTTTTACATGCATTTGCTTCCGTTAACTTAAAAGCGGATCAGACGATCAGTGGTACAGCATTAAATATGTTTGCACCAGCGATTGCGATCTTTGTAGCAAGAAGTGTGCAAGGAGTTCAACAGATTCCTTTCATAGATACATTTCATATTGCAAAAGTACCTGTTCTTGGAGACATTCCAGTAATCGGACCAATGTTCTTCCAAAATAGTTATATTACAACTTATATCGGATTTTTAATCTTCATCATTTCAGGAATCGTAATCAGTAAGACAAGATTTGGTCTTCGTCTTCGTGCATGTGGTGAGCATCCACAAGCAGCGGATTCTGTTGGTATCAATGTTAAGAAGATTCGTTATGCAGGTGTTATTATTTCCGGTGTTTTAGCCGGTATCGGTGGATTAGTATTTGTTGTACCAACATCCATCAACTTTAATGCTTCTGTTGCAGGCTATGGATTCCTTGCATTAGCAGTATTGATCTTTGGTCAATGGAGAACCGGTACAATTTTTGGAGCAGCATTTTTCTTTGGTATTATGAAGACATTAGCAAGTACGTATACATCAATTCCAGTACTAAAGGATTTACCAATTCCAAATGAAGTTTATAAGATGATTCCGTATATTGCTACGTTGATTGTGTTAGCAGCATTATCGAAAAACTCTCAGGCGCCAAAAGCAGCTGGTGAGCCATACGATAAAGGAAGTCGTTAG
- a CDS encoding pyrimidine-nucleoside phosphorylase: MYDLIMKKRNGAELSEVEIRFLITEYVAGNIPDYQMSAFLMAVYYQGMTDRETTVMTDAVARSGDMVDLSEIEGIKVDKHSTGGVGDKTTLIIAPIVAACGVKVAKMSGRGLGHTGGTIDKMEAIPGLKTSLTREEFFDVVNKTGLSVIGQSGNITPADKMLYALRDVTATVDSIPLIAVSIMGKKIAAGSDCILLDIKMGSGAFMKTLDEAIELANRMVAIGEGAGRKTVAMITDMDIPLGNNIGNALEVIEAVDVLKGKGPDDLTEVSLKLAANMLYLAGKGELDKCLQMAKDAISSGEALKCLIAMVEAQSGDSSVIYDTNKFVAASYSYEVKAASSGYIIHMNTEDCGIASTMLGAGRETTESIIDYAAGIVLNKKVGDYVNEGDTLAVMYANDESLFDDAAKRFLGAITLSDSNITKEPLIYARVEQGSIEKYI, translated from the coding sequence ATGTATGATTTGATCATGAAGAAACGTAACGGAGCAGAGTTATCCGAAGTTGAAATTCGTTTCCTCATTACAGAATATGTGGCGGGTAATATACCGGATTATCAGATGTCAGCATTTTTAATGGCGGTTTATTATCAAGGTATGACTGATAGAGAGACAACAGTTATGACGGATGCTGTTGCAAGATCCGGTGATATGGTTGATTTATCAGAAATAGAAGGTATTAAAGTAGATAAACACTCCACTGGAGGCGTTGGCGACAAGACAACACTCATCATCGCTCCAATCGTAGCAGCTTGTGGTGTGAAAGTTGCAAAGATGTCAGGAAGAGGATTAGGTCATACTGGTGGAACTATCGATAAGATGGAAGCAATTCCTGGCCTTAAGACTTCTTTGACAAGAGAAGAATTTTTCGATGTAGTAAACAAAACAGGTCTTAGTGTTATTGGTCAATCCGGTAACATTACACCTGCAGATAAGATGCTTTATGCATTAAGAGATGTAACGGCTACCGTTGACAGTATTCCATTGATCGCAGTATCTATTATGGGTAAAAAGATCGCGGCAGGAAGTGACTGTATTTTATTAGATATTAAAATGGGAAGCGGCGCTTTCATGAAGACACTAGATGAGGCAATTGAGTTAGCAAATCGCATGGTTGCCATCGGAGAAGGTGCCGGAAGAAAGACAGTAGCAATGATCACGGATATGGATATTCCGTTAGGAAATAATATTGGGAATGCACTTGAGGTGATCGAAGCAGTTGATGTATTAAAAGGAAAAGGTCCTGATGACCTAACCGAAGTTTCTCTAAAATTGGCAGCAAATATGTTATATTTAGCAGGAAAAGGCGAGTTAGATAAATGTCTTCAAATGGCAAAAGACGCTATCAGCAGCGGAGAGGCATTAAAATGTCTCATTGCCATGGTGGAAGCACAAAGCGGAGATAGTTCTGTTATTTATGACACAAATAAATTTGTTGCTGCATCCTATTCTTATGAAGTAAAAGCAGCGTCTTCTGGGTATATTATTCATATGAATACAGAAGATTGTGGAATTGCATCTACAATGTTAGGAGCAGGCAGAGAAACAACAGAAAGTATTATTGATTATGCAGCTGGAATTGTGTTAAACAAGAAAGTTGGAGATTATGTAAATGAAGGTGATACTTTAGCAGTGATGTATGCAAATGATGAATCATTATTTGATGATGCTGCAAAGCGTTTCTTAGGAGCCATTACCCTTTCCGATTCCAATATTACGAAAGAACCTTTAATTTATGCTCGAGTTGAACAAGGCTCGATAGAAAAATATATTTAA
- a CDS encoding nucleoside ABC transporter, periplasmic nucleoside-binding protein — protein sequence MKKKLLSVLLTLTMVSTLLVGCGTKNNAGSNNNADKNSGAAQSEDTSDKEHAGTADKDGKYEIALITDVGTIDDKSFNQGSWEGVEEYAKANDVSYKYYKPTEKSDDAMLTAIKLAVKGGAKVVVCPGFLFETPVYQAQTMYPDVTFLIVDGAPKDASEKVSIESNTQAIYYAEEQAGYLAGYAAVKDGYKKLGFMGGLALPAVVRYGYGFVQGAEAAAKDMGLKAGEVTIKYNYAGTFEATPEVATAAAAWYKEGVEVIFACGGGVGNSVMKSAETAKKKVIGVDVDQSSESKTVITSAMKNLKKSVSEAIASYYDGKFNGGKEVVLDATTNSVELPMETSQFTNFTKEDYDSLYKKVVNGDVKIKKDTDAKDATGLGTSIVKVNVVK from the coding sequence ATGAAAAAGAAACTTTTAAGTGTGTTATTAACATTGACAATGGTATCTACATTACTTGTAGGATGTGGAACAAAAAACAACGCTGGCAGCAACAACAATGCTGATAAGAACAGCGGAGCAGCACAGAGTGAAGACACTTCAGACAAAGAACATGCAGGTACAGCGGACAAAGATGGTAAATACGAAATCGCTTTGATCACTGATGTTGGTACAATTGATGATAAGTCCTTTAACCAAGGTTCTTGGGAAGGTGTAGAGGAATATGCGAAAGCAAATGATGTTTCTTACAAATATTACAAACCAACAGAAAAATCTGATGATGCAATGTTAACTGCAATTAAATTAGCAGTTAAAGGTGGAGCGAAGGTTGTTGTTTGTCCAGGTTTCTTATTTGAAACTCCTGTATATCAGGCACAAACAATGTATCCTGATGTAACATTCTTAATCGTAGATGGTGCACCAAAAGATGCAAGTGAAAAAGTAAGCATCGAATCTAACACGCAAGCAATTTATTATGCAGAAGAACAAGCTGGTTACTTAGCAGGATATGCGGCTGTTAAAGATGGTTACAAAAAATTAGGTTTCATGGGTGGTTTAGCATTACCTGCAGTAGTTCGTTATGGATACGGATTTGTGCAAGGTGCTGAAGCAGCTGCCAAAGATATGGGACTTAAAGCTGGAGAAGTAACAATTAAATACAACTATGCAGGAACTTTTGAAGCAACTCCTGAAGTAGCAACTGCTGCAGCAGCTTGGTACAAAGAAGGTGTTGAAGTTATCTTTGCTTGTGGTGGTGGTGTAGGTAACTCAGTTATGAAATCTGCAGAAACTGCTAAAAAGAAAGTTATCGGCGTAGATGTTGATCAATCTTCTGAATCAAAAACAGTTATTACTTCAGCAATGAAAAACTTAAAGAAATCAGTATCAGAAGCAATTGCTTCATACTATGATGGAAAATTCAACGGTGGTAAAGAAGTCGTTCTTGACGCAACTACAAACAGCGTAGAACTTCCAATGGAAACTTCTCAATTTACTAACTTCACTAAAGAGGATTACGACTCATTATACAAAAAAGTTGTTAACGGTGATGTAAAGATTAAAAAAGATACAGATGCAAAAGATGCAACTGGTCTTGGAACTTCAATCGTTAAAGTTAACGTTGTTAAATAA
- a CDS encoding putative membrane protein, with translation MQSNMTKRIILALIGILLIAIGVAFNAAAGFGNDPIGIVYDGVRNATGLSQEQLGFVSNFVNIALIVVLLFVGRKYIHIGTLIYILPYGAFVTLGTNLYFAIFGQGIFINRLIAVVIGCIFIYIGVGLYITVNIGLDPFTGVVMVLSDWSRWEFRRTKICFDIGLVILGTLLGGTLGVITFITAFTAGPSIQYFSKVFTRALSGWLEGE, from the coding sequence ATGCAATCTAATATGACAAAGAGAATCATTTTAGCGTTAATCGGTATTTTGTTAATTGCTATAGGGGTAGCCTTTAATGCGGCAGCCGGATTCGGTAATGATCCAATCGGTATTGTTTACGATGGGGTAAGGAATGCAACTGGATTATCACAGGAACAGTTAGGATTTGTATCAAACTTTGTAAATATTGCATTGATCGTAGTTTTGTTATTTGTGGGGAGAAAGTATATTCATATCGGAACGTTGATCTATATCCTTCCGTATGGTGCTTTCGTAACATTAGGAACCAATTTATATTTTGCTATTTTTGGACAAGGTATTTTTATAAATCGCTTAATAGCGGTTGTAATTGGATGCATTTTCATATATATTGGAGTGGGACTCTATATTACCGTTAATATCGGACTGGACCCGTTTACTGGTGTGGTGATGGTTTTATCGGATTGGTCCCGGTGGGAGTTTAGAAGAACAAAAATTTGTTTTGATATTGGATTGGTCATATTGGGAACACTCTTAGGCGGAACCTTAGGTGTGATCACATTTATTACGGCATTTACAGCAGGCCCGAGTATCCAATATTTTTCTAAAGTATTTACCCGCGCATTAAGCGGATGGCTAGAAGGAGAGTAA
- a CDS encoding predicted N-ribosylNicotinamide CRP-like regulator — protein MEQQTIDRVLSLIKEAKGEEKGYLEGYLTNAPVWLLESFHIVNMEAGTVFIRENADVDFVYILIEGKVKAIDYRVFGITYDYMWWDAVKSFGAMEVILDVDKYKTTLQTVTHCKMLVISRKKFDNWMKSDINALKIESKMMVSYLLEQARRERIFLFMQGTDRVAYLLTQLYEERGNEKKCSLKWTRQELSDCTGLCVKTINRSIAKLSEDGYLSRDGNKIIITEEQYSEMKRFIAQKIDQ, from the coding sequence ATGGAGCAACAGACGATAGACCGAGTCTTGTCCTTGATTAAAGAAGCAAAAGGCGAAGAAAAAGGTTATTTAGAAGGATATCTGACCAATGCTCCGGTATGGCTTTTAGAATCATTTCATATTGTTAACATGGAAGCAGGAACTGTTTTTATAAGAGAGAATGCAGATGTGGATTTTGTATATATTCTCATTGAAGGAAAAGTGAAAGCGATCGATTATCGTGTGTTTGGAATCACATATGATTATATGTGGTGGGATGCCGTAAAATCATTCGGTGCCATGGAAGTAATCCTTGATGTTGATAAATACAAGACAACGCTTCAGACAGTTACGCATTGTAAGATGTTAGTGATATCTCGAAAGAAATTTGATAACTGGATGAAGAGTGATATTAATGCATTAAAGATAGAATCTAAGATGATGGTATCCTATTTATTAGAGCAGGCCCGAAGAGAACGAATTTTCTTATTTATGCAAGGAACAGATCGAGTTGCTTATCTGTTGACACAGTTATATGAAGAACGAGGAAATGAAAAGAAGTGTAGTCTGAAATGGACCAGACAGGAACTTTCAGATTGTACCGGATTATGTGTAAAAACGATTAATCGATCAATTGCGAAATTATCCGAAGACGGATACCTTAGCAGAGATGGTAATAAAATTATCATTACTGAGGAACAATATTCGGAAATGAAGAGATTTATTGCTCAAAAGATCGATCAATAA
- a CDS encoding purine nucleoside phosphorylase: protein MGSTPTAHNAAKVGDIAKTVLMPGDPLRAKYIAETYLEDVTCFNTVRNMFGYTGTYKGVKISVMGSGMGMPSIGIYSYELYNFYEVDNIVRIGSAGALSDDLNTMDVIIGMGACTDSNYAAQYGLPGTYAPTASYELLSKAVKAADKLGTKVTVGNTLSSDCFYNANEKANDLWKSMGILAIEMEAAALYMNAAKAGKNALTILTISDHLYKNQWLTPEERQTGFANMMEIALNMFVE, encoded by the coding sequence ATGGGAAGTACACCAACAGCTCACAACGCAGCAAAAGTAGGAGATATTGCTAAGACAGTATTAATGCCAGGAGATCCATTAAGAGCAAAATATATTGCAGAAACTTATTTAGAAGATGTAACATGTTTTAATACAGTAAGAAATATGTTCGGATATACAGGAACTTACAAGGGAGTTAAAATCTCTGTTATGGGTAGCGGTATGGGTATGCCATCTATCGGAATCTACTCTTATGAACTATATAACTTCTATGAAGTTGATAATATCGTTCGTATTGGTTCTGCTGGTGCATTAAGTGATGACTTAAATACAATGGATGTTATCATTGGTATGGGTGCATGTACAGATTCTAATTATGCAGCACAATATGGTTTACCAGGAACTTATGCTCCAACTGCAAGCTATGAATTATTAAGTAAAGCAGTTAAAGCAGCAGATAAGCTTGGAACAAAGGTTACAGTAGGTAATACTTTATCTTCAGATTGTTTTTATAATGCAAATGAAAAAGCAAATGATCTTTGGAAGAGCATGGGTATCTTAGCAATCGAAATGGAAGCAGCTGCTTTATATATGAATGCTGCAAAAGCTGGTAAGAATGCGCTTACTATTTTAACAATTTCAGATCATTTATATAAAAATCAATGGTTAACGCCAGAAGAACGTCAGACTGGTTTCGCAAATATGATGGAAATCGCTCTTAACATGTTCGTTGAATAA
- a CDS encoding two-component response regulator has protein sequence MRLLIVEDDAVIAAGIEYSLQQEGFTVTIANSVASAREQMKQIPFDFYLLDLSLPDGTGYEICKEAKKMGDVPVIFLTAVDDEGNVVMGLDMGADDYITKPFRIRELVSRIKSVLRRYGKSSQVETKVQIGTIEVFLNEAKVYKEKQEVILTAMEYRLLLVFIKNIGKVLSRNQLLEGIWDVTGDFVNDNTLTVYIKRLREKLEEDPQNPTVIKTVRGLGYIMEKQ, from the coding sequence ATGAGACTCTTAATTGTAGAAGATGATGCAGTCATTGCAGCAGGAATTGAATATTCATTACAACAGGAAGGGTTTACTGTTACGATTGCAAATTCAGTAGCAAGTGCGAGAGAGCAGATGAAACAGATTCCTTTTGATTTTTATTTACTTGATCTATCCCTTCCAGATGGAACCGGCTATGAGATTTGTAAAGAAGCAAAAAAGATGGGTGATGTTCCGGTAATTTTTCTAACGGCGGTAGATGATGAAGGAAATGTAGTAATGGGATTAGATATGGGAGCAGATGACTATATTACAAAGCCATTTCGTATTAGAGAATTAGTCTCTAGAATTAAGTCGGTATTGCGACGATATGGAAAGAGTTCGCAGGTGGAGACAAAAGTTCAAATAGGAACGATAGAAGTATTTTTAAATGAGGCAAAAGTATACAAGGAGAAGCAAGAGGTGATCCTGACAGCGATGGAGTATCGATTGTTGCTCGTGTTTATTAAAAATATAGGAAAAGTTTTATCCAGGAATCAATTATTGGAAGGAATCTGGGATGTAACAGGCGATTTTGTCAATGATAATACGCTTACCGTTTATATTAAACGTCTGCGCGAGAAGTTAGAAGAAGACCCACAGAATCCAACCGTCATTAAGACGGTAAGAGGATTGGGTTACATTATGGAGAAACAATAA
- a CDS encoding sensor protein resE, with the protein MLKNKEFVMSVMLQVIVLLILVVLLRVHIVDSIYIVLLGGVVMIGIHIWYTRRRYQEMKKLTEYISSFQYGKESLDLLDNREGELSILKNQLYKMCLTLLHQKELLKRDKIFLANAISDISHQLKTPLTSITVMADLLEQQELSEEKRKEFTRNILNSLDRMRWLIQSLLKIAKLDAGSVTFREDSVNIKRLLEKACNSFLVQMDVNDQTLTIEGDENLSLICDQAWTLEAISNIVKNCIEHTKVGGSITISYSDNHLYTLIEIADTGVGIQQEDLPHIFERFYRGKNASTDSVGIGLALSKSIIVEQKGAIEVESTPEVGSKFRLKFYR; encoded by the coding sequence ATGCTGAAAAATAAAGAATTTGTAATGAGTGTAATGCTTCAGGTTATCGTATTACTGATCTTGGTAGTACTTTTACGAGTTCATATTGTAGACTCGATTTATATTGTACTGCTTGGTGGCGTGGTGATGATCGGGATTCATATCTGGTATACGAGAAGACGATACCAGGAGATGAAAAAATTAACGGAGTATATTAGTAGTTTTCAATATGGTAAGGAGAGCTTGGATCTTCTGGATAATAGAGAAGGAGAACTTAGCATTTTAAAGAATCAGTTGTATAAAATGTGTTTGACACTTCTTCATCAGAAGGAATTATTAAAGAGGGACAAGATATTCTTAGCCAATGCGATCTCGGATATCTCTCATCAGTTAAAGACGCCGCTTACTTCCATTACTGTAATGGCAGATTTGTTAGAGCAGCAGGAGTTATCCGAAGAAAAGCGAAAAGAGTTCACGAGAAATATATTAAATAGTCTGGACCGGATGCGATGGCTGATCCAGTCGTTATTAAAGATAGCGAAGCTGGATGCAGGGAGCGTTACATTTCGGGAAGACAGCGTGAATATCAAGCGATTACTAGAGAAAGCGTGTAATAGTTTCTTGGTACAGATGGACGTTAATGATCAAACACTAACCATTGAGGGGGATGAGAACTTATCACTCATCTGCGATCAAGCGTGGACATTAGAGGCGATCAGTAATATTGTGAAGAATTGTATCGAGCATACAAAAGTGGGCGGTAGTATTACTATTTCCTATTCTGATAATCATCTTTATACCTTAATAGAAATTGCGGATACCGGAGTTGGAATCCAACAAGAAGATCTGCCTCATATCTTTGAACGATTTTATCGAGGAAAGAATGCAAGTACAGATAGTGTGGGGATTGGACTGGCTTTATCAAAGAGTATCATAGTAGAACAAAAGGGCGCTATCGAGGTAGAGAGTACCCCTGAAGTAGGAAGTAAATTTAGACTGAAGTTTTATCGATAG
- a CDS encoding ABC transporter, ATP-binding protein: MEILKVEKLCKVYGEGETAVKALDNVSFSVNKGEFVAIIGPSGSGKSTLLHLLGGVDQPTSGKVFIDNTDIYDLNETKLAIFRRRQIGLIYQFYNLIPVLDVTENITLPLLLDNRKVNKEQFQEIISTLGLEKRLDHLPNQLSGGQQQRVSIGRAMITNPAIIMADEPTGNLDRKTGKEIMELLRVANEIYKETLIVITHDESIALQADRIITIEDGKLAKDEVIRSRVVGVN, translated from the coding sequence ATGGAAATCTTAAAAGTTGAAAAGTTATGTAAAGTATATGGAGAAGGTGAGACGGCAGTAAAGGCATTGGATAATGTCTCATTTTCTGTTAACAAAGGAGAATTTGTTGCAATCATCGGACCATCTGGTTCAGGGAAATCTACTTTGTTACATTTACTTGGAGGCGTTGATCAACCTACTAGTGGAAAAGTATTTATTGATAATACGGACATTTATGATTTAAATGAGACGAAATTAGCAATCTTCCGTCGTCGTCAGATCGGTTTGATCTATCAATTCTATAATCTCATTCCAGTTCTAGATGTGACAGAGAATATTACTTTACCACTGTTATTAGATAATCGTAAGGTGAACAAAGAACAGTTTCAAGAGATCATTTCTACCTTAGGTTTAGAGAAGAGATTAGATCATTTACCAAATCAGCTTTCGGGCGGACAGCAGCAGAGAGTATCCATCGGAAGAGCAATGATCACAAATCCCGCTATTATTATGGCGGATGAGCCAACGGGAAATTTGGATCGTAAAACAGGCAAAGAGATCATGGAATTATTACGAGTTGCTAACGAGATCTACAAGGAGACATTAATTGTGATTACTCATGATGAAAGTATTGCACTTCAAGCGGACCGTATTATTACGATTGAAGATGGTAAGCTTGCTAAAGATGAAGTAATCCGAAGTCGCGTGGTGGGGGTAAACTAA
- a CDS encoding ABC transporter, ATP-binding protein produces MNIMNKLTLKHVKKNKARTVVTIIGIIISVAMMTAVTTGLNSVMTWMCNVEIEKTGKWHVEYKDVNAEKFTEYAKKDEVETSFMMQQLGYSKLKQSANERMPYVYVQALDKDAFSNLPLQLEEGRFPKNENEIIISRHMIDNGKIKVKVGDTVTYQFGERYVTKTSDSQLLEQNGYSMKEPLTQEKSYLNGKDALSGYDENDKEISGSANEDLRLTGKKASYKVVGIISRPSIYFEDYSAPGYSAFTMMDSKIIKSSSKVNGYAFYHTVTSKMYKELIKDAVSLGLEEPKWNLEVGEEKTINSFPDIKVNQDVLYYQGVSPDRGLNIFTTVVYAILIVIIMVGSISLIYNSFAISISERSKQLGMLSSVGATRSQKRNTVLFEALIYGIVGIPLGIIAGIVGLSVAFKVVSPMLLGAARSIQVPLTLQVSMMNIIVSTIVAIITILISAYIPAIRASRISPIEAIKQSNDIKITKKKVKTSQLTHFLFGFEGELALKNMKRNKKRYRAINFSLFISVVLFVTVSAFIYYMTGAFTGGVVTANYDVSLSVNHEDDSVYHDLENRFNEIPSIKNTTFVKNMNVYVKNVERYLSKELNSLVQSDIEAGLRAEDMGYNPNLQLYAMDDASYEKYCKKVGIKEGVIKEQNPIIIVNKLQIRKDYSIQNVTPLNLKTGDKIQLGKDPELGDDKDFKVDLTVAAATDKLPIGLVGYGESYYDGIHLVVSESTFDQIVKEMEKQTKEDISYGKNIYLNAAGEESISKDVEQVLEEKAIGTSAYQLYDVKAQDESNRQLVYAVSILAYGFITLMSLICCANMCNTISTSIQLRRSEFAMLKSVGMTPKKFHRMIMFESLLYGVKALVFGLPVSIGLSYLIYRYVTDRFEVGFMLPAYIYILAVTLVFVIVGISMFYSSRKVRKENIIEGLRSETM; encoded by the coding sequence ATGAATATAATGAACAAGCTTACCCTCAAGCATGTTAAGAAAAATAAAGCAAGAACTGTTGTGACGATCATTGGTATTATCATTAGTGTTGCAATGATGACGGCGGTTACAACGGGTCTTAATTCAGTTATGACTTGGATGTGTAATGTTGAAATTGAAAAAACAGGAAAATGGCATGTTGAATATAAAGATGTGAATGCAGAGAAGTTTACCGAGTATGCAAAGAAGGATGAAGTGGAAACTTCTTTTATGATGCAGCAACTTGGTTACAGTAAGTTAAAACAGTCTGCAAATGAAAGGATGCCGTATGTCTATGTACAGGCATTAGATAAAGATGCATTTTCAAATTTACCATTACAGTTAGAAGAAGGTCGTTTCCCAAAGAATGAGAACGAAATCATTATCTCAAGACATATGATCGATAATGGAAAGATTAAGGTTAAAGTGGGCGACACGGTAACTTATCAATTTGGGGAACGCTATGTAACAAAGACGAGTGATTCCCAATTACTTGAGCAGAATGGTTATTCCATGAAGGAACCTTTAACTCAGGAAAAGAGTTATCTAAATGGAAAAGATGCTTTATCTGGTTATGACGAGAATGACAAAGAAATATCTGGATCAGCTAATGAGGATTTACGACTAACAGGAAAGAAAGCCAGCTATAAAGTGGTTGGTATTATTTCAAGACCAAGTATTTATTTTGAAGATTATAGTGCTCCTGGATATTCTGCCTTTACTATGATGGATTCCAAGATAATAAAATCTAGTTCAAAGGTAAATGGTTATGCATTCTATCATACCGTGACATCTAAGATGTATAAGGAGCTTATTAAAGATGCAGTATCTCTTGGTTTAGAAGAACCAAAGTGGAATCTTGAAGTGGGAGAAGAAAAGACGATTAATTCTTTTCCTGATATAAAGGTAAATCAGGATGTACTTTATTATCAAGGTGTTAGTCCGGATCGAGGATTAAATATATTCACCACTGTTGTTTATGCTATTCTGATCGTAATCATTATGGTTGGTTCAATCTCTTTGATCTATAACAGTTTTGCCATTTCAATTTCGGAACGTAGCAAACAACTTGGAATGCTATCTAGTGTGGGAGCAACGAGGAGTCAAAAAAGAAATACCGTATTATTTGAAGCGCTTATCTATGGTATTGTTGGAATCCCTTTAGGAATTATAGCGGGGATTGTGGGATTGTCAGTTGCTTTTAAAGTAGTTAGTCCGATGTTGTTAGGGGCTGCAAGAAGTATTCAGGTGCCATTAACCTTACAGGTATCAATGATGAATATTATAGTAAGCACAATTGTAGCAATTATTACGATCCTTATATCAGCCTATATACCAGCAATTCGAGCATCTAGAATTTCGCCAATTGAGGCAATTAAGCAGAGCAATGATATCAAGATTACGAAGAAGAAGGTTAAGACTTCGCAACTTACGCATTTCTTATTTGGGTTTGAAGGTGAGCTTGCATTAAAAAATATGAAGCGAAATAAAAAACGTTATCGTGCAATCAACTTTTCCTTATTCATTAGCGTTGTTTTATTTGTGACAGTATCTGCTTTTATCTACTATATGACAGGTGCATTTACAGGAGGGGTCGTTACAGCGAATTATGATGTGAGCCTTAGTGTTAATCATGAGGATGACTCAGTCTATCATGATCTTGAAAACAGATTCAACGAGATACCTTCGATAAAGAACACAACATTTGTAAAGAATATGAACGTTTACGTAAAGAATGTTGAGCGATATCTATCAAAAGAGTTAAATTCTTTAGTTCAGAGTGATATAGAAGCCGGTTTGAGAGCGGAAGATATGGGTTATAATCCTAATCTGCAGTTATATGCCATGGATGACGCAAGTTATGAGAAGTATTGTAAAAAAGTTGGAATAAAAGAGGGTGTAATAAAGGAACAAAATCCGATTATCATTGTTAATAAATTGCAAATTAGAAAAGATTATTCCATCCAGAATGTTACACCATTAAATTTAAAGACAGGAGACAAAATCCAATTAGGTAAGGATCCTGAATTAGGAGATGACAAAGATTTTAAAGTTGATCTTACAGTAGCGGCAGCAACAGATAAACTTCCAATCGGATTAGTAGGGTATGGAGAGAGTTACTATGATGGAATTCATTTGGTAGTTTCGGAAAGTACCTTTGATCAAATTGTAAAAGAGATGGAGAAACAAACAAAAGAGGATATTTCTTATGGTAAAAATATTTATCTAAATGCAGCAGGTGAGGAAAGTATCTCAAAGGATGTTGAGCAAGTCTTAGAAGAGAAAGCAATAGGAACAAGCGCTTATCAATTATATGATGTAAAGGCACAGGATGAGAGCAATAGACAACTTGTGTATGCGGTTTCTATCTTAGCATATGGCTTTATTACACTGATGTCACTGATCTGTTGTGCGAATATGTGTAATACGATATCCACAAGTATCCAGCTTCGCAGAAGTGAATTCGCAATGTTAAAGTCAGTGGGGATGACGCCAAAGAAATTCCACAGAATGATCATGTTCGAAAGCTTGCTCTATGGAGTGAAGGCTTTAGTATTTGGATTACCGGTTAGTATTGGATTATCTTATTTGATATATCGTTATGTAACGGATCGTTTTGAAGTTGGTTTTATGCTTCCGGCATACATTTACATTCTTGCTGTTACACTTGTATTTGTAATCGTGGGGATCTCCATGTTCTATTCTTCTAGAAAGGTTCGAAAAGAAAATATCATTGAAGGTTTAAGAAGCGAAACAATGTAG